A region from the Tachyglossus aculeatus isolate mTacAcu1 chromosome Y4, mTacAcu1.pri, whole genome shotgun sequence genome encodes:
- the BCAN gene encoding brevican core protein isoform X1: protein MSRLSLPWLLWTTLVMTTALTAAVPVDGSGDNRGLRVTIAAVGPLRPPLAGSVSIPCHITYLQLPPPAPASGRSPRVKWTFLAGGRETEILVARGVKVKVSEPYRRRVALPGYPADPTDASLTLSHLRTNDSGLYRCQVQHGLDDGRDAIEVKVKGVVFLYREGTARYAFSFSAARDACVRIGAAIATPDQLRAAYWGGFEQCDAGWLADRTVRYPIQTPREACFGDMDGVPGIRNYGTVDPEELYDVYCYAEDLQGELFLGAPPQKLTLAEARRFCRARGAAIATTGQLFAAWSGGLDRCRPGWLADGSVRYPIVSPRARCGGGARPGVQTVFLFPNQTGFPDARSRFDVYCFRESVRSPTAEPRDLAASDGAGLAELVTVSAELAELTLPGPRGAAESRGAIYSIPLPLPPPDPTEPPGDPADGLDAPLKAEPDTDLPLAALTADPTPEERTEPHLRRRHHHHQAARGTLPGAAELGPAPTAALVTAGEEPEDGEEEEEAESPPELPPTGGCEPNPCQNGGTCYEDPGADRGAGGAGISCVCLPGYGGSVCELELARCGPGWDGFQSGCYRHFPVRRSWAEAENQCRRLGAHLARIGTAEEQRFVHERYPEYQWIGLNDRTIEGDFQWSDGTPLLYENWQAGQPDSYFLSGEDCVVLAWHDGGRWSDVPCNYHLPFTCRTSLVTCGPPPELARAVLTSRPQQRYGVGAVVRYRCRAGLGQRNAPLSVCRSDGRWEAPKITCRAPAAQVPKDTPGRDTLEEWPSGGGCWASGGRC from the exons ATGAGCCGGCTCTCCCTGCCATGGCTGCTGTGGACCACCCTGGTGATGACCACAGCGCTGACTGCGGCCGTGCCCGTGGATGGATCAG GTGACAACCGGGGCCTCCGGGTGACCATCGCGGCCGTCGGCCCCCTTCGGCCGCCCTTGGCGGGCAGCGTGTCCATCCCTTGCCACATAACCTATCTGCAgctgccgccccccgcccccgcctctgGCCGCTCACCTCGGGTAAAGTGGACCTTCCTGGCTGGTGGGCGGGAGACGGAGATCCTCGTGGCCCGAGGAGTCAAGGTGAAGGTCAGCGAGCCGTACCGCCGCCGGGTGGCCCTGCCCGGCTACCCAGCCGACCCCACCGACGCCTCTCTGACCCTCAGCCACCTGCGCACCAATGACTCCGGCCTCTACCGCTGCCAGGTCCAACATGGCCTGGATGATGGCCGGGATGCCATCGAAGTCAAGGTCAAAG GGGTGGTTTTTCTGTACCGCGAGGGCACGGCCCGCTACGCCTTCTCCTTCTCGGCGGCCCGGGACGCCTGTGTCCGCATCGGCGCCGCCATCGCCACCCCGGACCAGCTGCGGGCGGCCTACTGGGGCGGCTTCGAGCAGTGCGACGCGGGCTGGCTGGCCGACAGGACCGTGCG GTACCCCATCCAGACCCCACGCGAGGCCTGCTTCGGGGACATGGACGGGGTCCCGGGCATCCGAAACTACGGCACCGTGGACCCCGAGGAACTGTACGACGTGTACTGCTACGCGGAGGACCTCCAGG GAGAGCTGTTCCTGGGCGCTCCTCCGCAGAAGCTGACCCTGGCTGAGGCCCGGCGGTTCTGCCGAGCTCGGGGCGCCGCCATCGCCACGACGGGCCAGCTGTTCGCCGCCTGGAGCGGCGGGCTGGACCGGTGCCGGCCGGGCTGGCTGGCCGACGGCAGCGTCCGCTACCCCATCGTCAGCCCCCGGGCGCGCTgcggcggcggggcccggcccggcgtCCAGACCgtcttcctcttccccaaccaGACCGGCTTCCCCGACGCAAGGAGCCGCTTCGACGTCTACTGCTTCCGAG AGTCCGTCCGGAGCCCCACGGCGGAACCCCGGGACCTGGCGGCTTCCGACGGCGCCGGGCTGGCGGAGCTGGTGACCGTGTCGGCCGAGCTGGCCGAGCTGACCTtgccggggccccggggggcagCGGAGTCCCGGGGGGCCATctactccatccccctgcccctccccccgcccgatCCCACggagccccccggggaccccgCCGACGGCCTGGACGCCCCCCTGAAGGCCGAGCCCGACACCGACCTGCCCTTGGCGGCCCTCACGGCCGACCCAACCCCCGAGGAGCGTACTGAGCCCCACCtgcgccgccgccaccaccaccaccaggccGCCCGCGGGACCCTGCCCG gagCTGCTGAATTGGGTCCGGCGCCCACCGCCGCGCTAGTGACAGCGGGGGAGGAGCCggaggacggagaggaggaggaggaggcagaatccCCCCCCGAGCTGCCCCCCACAG gcggCTGTGAGCCCAACCCGTGCCAGAACGGAGGCACGTGCTATGAGGATCCGGGCGCGGACCGCGGAGCCGGAGGGGCCGGGATCAGCTGCGTCTGCCTCCCGGGCTACGGGGGGTCGGTCTGTGAGCtcg AGCTGGCCCGCTGCGGCCCCGGTTGGGACGGCTTCCAGAGCGGCTGCTACCGACACTTCCCGGTGCGCAGGTCGTGGGCGGAGGCGGAGAATCAGTGCCGCCGCCTGGGAGCTCACCTCGCCCGGATCGGCACGGCCGAGGAACAACGATTCGTCCACG AGCGATACCCGGAATATCAGTGGATCGGACTCAACGACCGGACCATCGAGGGCGATTTCCAGTGGTCAGACGGCACCCCGCTG CTGTACGAGAACTGGCAGGCGGGGCAGCCGGACAGCTACTTTCTGTCCGGCGAGGACTGCGTGGTCCTGGCCTGGCACGACGGAGGCCGCTGGAGCGACGTCCCCTGCAACTATCACCTGCCCTTCACCTGCAGGACCAGCTTGG tGACCTGCGGGCCGCCCCCCGAACTGGCCAGGGCCGTGCTGACCAGCCGCCCCCAGCAGCGCTACGGGGTGGGCGCCGTGGTCCGCTACCGCTGCCGCGCGGGGCTGGGCCAGCGCAACGCGCCCCTCAGCGTCTGCCGCTCGGACGGACGCTGGGAAGCGCCCAAAATCACCTGCCGGGCCCCCGCCGCCCAG GTTCCCAAAGACACCCCAGGAAGAGACACCTTGGAAGAGTGGCCGTCGGGCGGGGGCTGCTGGGCCTCGGGAGGTCGGTGTTGA
- the BCAN gene encoding brevican core protein isoform X2: MSRLSLPWLLWTTLVMTTALTAAVPVDGSGDNRGLRVTIAAVGPLRPPLAGSVSIPCHITYLQLPPPAPASGRSPRVKWTFLAGGRETEILVARGVKVKVSEPYRRRVALPGYPADPTDASLTLSHLRTNDSGLYRCQVQHGLDDGRDAIEVKVKGVVFLYREGTARYAFSFSAARDACVRIGAAIATPDQLRAAYWGGFEQCDAGWLADRTVRYPIQTPREACFGDMDGVPGIRNYGTVDPEELYDVYCYAEDLQGELFLGAPPQKLTLAEARRFCRARGAAIATTGQLFAAWSGGLDRCRPGWLADGSVRYPIVSPRARCGGGARPGVQTVFLFPNQTGFPDARSRFDVYCFRAESRGAIYSIPLPLPPPDPTEPPGDPADGLDAPLKAEPDTDLPLAALTADPTPEERTEPHLRRRHHHHQAARGTLPGAAELGPAPTAALVTAGEEPEDGEEEEEAESPPELPPTGGCEPNPCQNGGTCYEDPGADRGAGGAGISCVCLPGYGGSVCELELARCGPGWDGFQSGCYRHFPVRRSWAEAENQCRRLGAHLARIGTAEEQRFVHERYPEYQWIGLNDRTIEGDFQWSDGTPLLYENWQAGQPDSYFLSGEDCVVLAWHDGGRWSDVPCNYHLPFTCRTSLVTCGPPPELARAVLTSRPQQRYGVGAVVRYRCRAGLGQRNAPLSVCRSDGRWEAPKITCRAPAAQVPKDTPGRDTLEEWPSGGGCWASGGRC; this comes from the exons ATGAGCCGGCTCTCCCTGCCATGGCTGCTGTGGACCACCCTGGTGATGACCACAGCGCTGACTGCGGCCGTGCCCGTGGATGGATCAG GTGACAACCGGGGCCTCCGGGTGACCATCGCGGCCGTCGGCCCCCTTCGGCCGCCCTTGGCGGGCAGCGTGTCCATCCCTTGCCACATAACCTATCTGCAgctgccgccccccgcccccgcctctgGCCGCTCACCTCGGGTAAAGTGGACCTTCCTGGCTGGTGGGCGGGAGACGGAGATCCTCGTGGCCCGAGGAGTCAAGGTGAAGGTCAGCGAGCCGTACCGCCGCCGGGTGGCCCTGCCCGGCTACCCAGCCGACCCCACCGACGCCTCTCTGACCCTCAGCCACCTGCGCACCAATGACTCCGGCCTCTACCGCTGCCAGGTCCAACATGGCCTGGATGATGGCCGGGATGCCATCGAAGTCAAGGTCAAAG GGGTGGTTTTTCTGTACCGCGAGGGCACGGCCCGCTACGCCTTCTCCTTCTCGGCGGCCCGGGACGCCTGTGTCCGCATCGGCGCCGCCATCGCCACCCCGGACCAGCTGCGGGCGGCCTACTGGGGCGGCTTCGAGCAGTGCGACGCGGGCTGGCTGGCCGACAGGACCGTGCG GTACCCCATCCAGACCCCACGCGAGGCCTGCTTCGGGGACATGGACGGGGTCCCGGGCATCCGAAACTACGGCACCGTGGACCCCGAGGAACTGTACGACGTGTACTGCTACGCGGAGGACCTCCAGG GAGAGCTGTTCCTGGGCGCTCCTCCGCAGAAGCTGACCCTGGCTGAGGCCCGGCGGTTCTGCCGAGCTCGGGGCGCCGCCATCGCCACGACGGGCCAGCTGTTCGCCGCCTGGAGCGGCGGGCTGGACCGGTGCCGGCCGGGCTGGCTGGCCGACGGCAGCGTCCGCTACCCCATCGTCAGCCCCCGGGCGCGCTgcggcggcggggcccggcccggcgtCCAGACCgtcttcctcttccccaaccaGACCGGCTTCCCCGACGCAAGGAGCCGCTTCGACGTCTACTGCTTCCGAG CGGAGTCCCGGGGGGCCATctactccatccccctgcccctccccccgcccgatCCCACggagccccccggggaccccgCCGACGGCCTGGACGCCCCCCTGAAGGCCGAGCCCGACACCGACCTGCCCTTGGCGGCCCTCACGGCCGACCCAACCCCCGAGGAGCGTACTGAGCCCCACCtgcgccgccgccaccaccaccaccaggccGCCCGCGGGACCCTGCCCG gagCTGCTGAATTGGGTCCGGCGCCCACCGCCGCGCTAGTGACAGCGGGGGAGGAGCCggaggacggagaggaggaggaggaggcagaatccCCCCCCGAGCTGCCCCCCACAG gcggCTGTGAGCCCAACCCGTGCCAGAACGGAGGCACGTGCTATGAGGATCCGGGCGCGGACCGCGGAGCCGGAGGGGCCGGGATCAGCTGCGTCTGCCTCCCGGGCTACGGGGGGTCGGTCTGTGAGCtcg AGCTGGCCCGCTGCGGCCCCGGTTGGGACGGCTTCCAGAGCGGCTGCTACCGACACTTCCCGGTGCGCAGGTCGTGGGCGGAGGCGGAGAATCAGTGCCGCCGCCTGGGAGCTCACCTCGCCCGGATCGGCACGGCCGAGGAACAACGATTCGTCCACG AGCGATACCCGGAATATCAGTGGATCGGACTCAACGACCGGACCATCGAGGGCGATTTCCAGTGGTCAGACGGCACCCCGCTG CTGTACGAGAACTGGCAGGCGGGGCAGCCGGACAGCTACTTTCTGTCCGGCGAGGACTGCGTGGTCCTGGCCTGGCACGACGGAGGCCGCTGGAGCGACGTCCCCTGCAACTATCACCTGCCCTTCACCTGCAGGACCAGCTTGG tGACCTGCGGGCCGCCCCCCGAACTGGCCAGGGCCGTGCTGACCAGCCGCCCCCAGCAGCGCTACGGGGTGGGCGCCGTGGTCCGCTACCGCTGCCGCGCGGGGCTGGGCCAGCGCAACGCGCCCCTCAGCGTCTGCCGCTCGGACGGACGCTGGGAAGCGCCCAAAATCACCTGCCGGGCCCCCGCCGCCCAG GTTCCCAAAGACACCCCAGGAAGAGACACCTTGGAAGAGTGGCCGTCGGGCGGGGGCTGCTGGGCCTCGGGAGGTCGGTGTTGA